TCTTCCCAAGAGTTGTAAGGTTGATGTTATACCTACATTGGGGCAGCATGTTCCTCATACTGATGAAGAGAATAAATGGATGTTTGGTTCTATTCCTCAGAATTGTTTTCTTGAGCATGATTGGCGAAAGGGTTGTAAAACCCTTGGAGAGGTTTCTCGGGATTATGTAAAGGAGGTCAGTGAAGGTAAAGCTGATTGGCCAATACCTGTTGAAATTAACAGAAAAGTTACAGAAGAGAATTATGATATTATAGTAAATATAGGGCATGTTGTTCCTCATGAAGTGCTGGGTTTTGCCAATCATAACAAGAATTACTTTATTGGTCTTGGCGGAAAAGAAATGATATGTGCTTCCCATATGATGGCAGCAGCGTGTGGTATTGAAAATAATTTAGGACAGCTTATAACACCTTTAAGAGCGTGTTACAATAAAGCGGAGAAAGAGTATTTAAACAACATTCCTCATGTATATGTTCAAATCGTTATGGCAAGAAATCAGCAGGATAAACTCGTTACTACCGGATTATATGTCGGGAATGACCTTGAAACATATTTAATGGCAGCCAGAAAAAGCAAAGAGCAGAATATTACTGTTTTTGATAAACCTGTTAAGAAGATTGTTGCAGTAATGCAGGCAGATGAGTTTAAAAGTACATGGGTAGCTAATAAAGCAATATACCGCACACGTATGGCTATAGCAGATGGAGGAGAATTATTGGTTATTGCTCCGGGACTTGAGCGTTTTGGAGAACAGCCGGAGGTTGATGAGATTATCCGTAAATATGGATACGTTGGAACTCCAGCTGTTATGGAGCAATATAGAAAGAATGAAGATATGCAGGACCTAAGGCATGCTACTGCGCACCTTATTCATGGATCATCTGAGGGGCGTTTTAACATAACATACGCTCCCGGGAAATTGACAAAAGAGGAGATAGAAGGAGTTAATTTTAAATATGCGGATATTAACGAAGCTTTAAATAGATACAATCCTGAAAAGATGTCAGAAGGTTGGAATACCATGCCTGATGGGGAACAAGTCTTTTTTATCAGCTCTCCGTCAGCAGGTTTGTGGGCATGTAGAGAAAAATTAGAAGCACGAAATTCGAAATACGAAACAAAATAGAATAAAATAAACAAAAACAGGAGGATAGGATGATAAAGAAAGTGTACGTGTTTTGTGTAGCTGCAGGGATGTTTGTTGTTAGTATGAGAGCGGGGTTTGCTGAGCCGGCGCTGACGATCTATAATCAGAATTTTGCAGTTGTGCGCGACCAGCTGAGTCTTGAGTTGAAGAAGGGAACAAATGATGTTCGCCTGACAGATATAACAGCGCATCTGGAGCCTGATTCAGTGATTCTGCGCGATCCAAAAGGTAAAAGCGCAATCCGGATCCTTGAACAAAACTACCGCGCAGATCCAGTTTCACAGGGACTTCTGCTTTCTCTATATGAAGGAAAAACAATAGACTTTCTTATCTACCGCGGCGAGAAAACTGAGATTGTTAAGGGAAAAATTATTCGCAGCGGCTATGTTCCTCATCAGAAAGGAATGCAGCAATATGGAGCTCAATACCGTTACAGGCAGATAGCTTATGCCAATCCGAATGTAGGAGGTCAACCTGTAATTGAAGTGGATGGCAAGATTAGATTCGGATTGCCGGGCTTACCGCTTTTTCCTTCTTTAACGGACGACACTGTCCTAAAGCCGACTCTTAATTGGCTTCTTGAAACCAACAGGCAGGGCAGAATAGAAGCGGAACTATGTTATATCAGCGGAGGTATGAGCTGGAAGGCGGATTATAATGTTGTGGCGCCGGAAAAGGGAGATGTTCTTGACATTGTCGGCTGGATAACAATGGATAATCAAAGCGGTAAGACATTTAAGAATGCAAAGATCAAACTTATGGCTGGAGATGTAAGCAAGATTCAACCCGGGCAGGAAGATAGGTTAGGAACACTTGCAATGTCCAAAATGGAGAGTAGTGGTATGCGTCCTCCTGTATCTGAAAAAGCATTTGATGAATATCATCTCTATACTTTACATCGTTCTACAACTCTTCATGACAGAGAAACAAAACAAGTTGAATTTATGCGCGCTTCTGAAGTCAAATCACAACGTTTGTATGTCTATGATGGGGCAAAGATTGACTGGAACCGTTATCGCGGCTGGAACGCAGATAATATCCGTCAGGATCGTGATTATGGCACGCAGTGTAATTCCAAGGTGTGGGTAATGAGGGAGTTTAAAAATTCAGAAGAGAACTGTTTAGGCATTCCTCTGCCACAAGGCCGTATGCGATTCTATCGCCGCGGTGATGACGGGCAACTGGAGTTTACAGGAGAAAACACCATTGACCATACGCCAAAAGACGAAACTGTTCGTGTGTATACAGGAAATGCGTTTGATATTGTCGGGGAAAGGAAACGCACCTACTACAAGATTGATACAAATCAGGACTGGCTGGATGAAGCGTTTGAAATTAAACTCCGTAATCATAAAAAAGAGAAGGTAGAAATCAGAGTCGTTGAGCACCTGTATCGCTGGATTAACTGGAATATCACAGAGAAATCAAACATTTATCTCAAGACTGACAGTCAGACCATTGAATTCCGGGTTCAACTGGCACCAGACGAGGAGAAGACTATAACCTACAAGGTTCACTATACGTGGTAAAACCAGATGAGGAATAAAAAATTTATTCTAATATTTTTTCTTTCTGTCTTTTCTGTGCCTGTCGTATCCTGGGCGGATTTAGAGACAGCCTATTTCTTTGCCAACGGCAATGGTAGAGCCTGGGCAATAGAAGAA
The DNA window shown above is from bacterium and carries:
- a CDS encoding lactate racemase domain-containing protein; this encodes MPWFYEESKEIDLSKKQEVMERVVQEASERITKNFKKVLLLPPDITRYHSGAGQLTEIIYKLLPKSCKVDVIPTLGQHVPHTDEENKWMFGSIPQNCFLEHDWRKGCKTLGEVSRDYVKEVSEGKADWPIPVEINRKVTEENYDIIVNIGHVVPHEVLGFANHNKNYFIGLGGKEMICASHMMAAACGIENNLGQLITPLRACYNKAEKEYLNNIPHVYVQIVMARNQQDKLVTTGLYVGNDLETYLMAARKSKEQNITVFDKPVKKIVAVMQADEFKSTWVANKAIYRTRMAIADGGELLVIAPGLERFGEQPEVDEIIRKYGYVGTPAVMEQYRKNEDMQDLRHATAHLIHGSSEGRFNITYAPGKLTKEEIEGVNFKYADINEALNRYNPEKMSEGWNTMPDGEQVFFISSPSAGLWACREKLEARNSKYETK